In Citrus sinensis cultivar Valencia sweet orange chromosome 3, DVS_A1.0, whole genome shotgun sequence, the sequence TTTGTCGTCCTCGCATCCCTTATCCTTTGCTTACTTTGCATTGAAACTAAAGCAAAGGCCTGGAGTCCTATTTTAAAATCCATAATAGcacatttcaatttcaattaacTTCACTTTTATAACACGGAACGGTTCCAATGAAATGGAAGATAAgaaacttaataataattttaaggctTCAAGTTGACAATCAGCAAAATAACACATGGTAAGCATATCTCAAATAGTAGTTTATTACTAATGACCAGATTTGATGATAAAGAAAGTCTTCAATTGTATTTTAGACGCATATAACCACAACCCATTAGCCTTCTTAGTATGTGTGATAACGCAGACTTTTCTCGGGCCAAGGTATTtggaaaagaatatatattccTATTCAATCaaattgattataatttatttttgggtcaGTTtcgaattatttttagaagattttaaagtaatttaaaaaattaaaaaataattttagtcttttataatttttttagaaattacttttaacAAAATCATCTTATTCTAccttagattttgaaaaacattGGAAAAGTAgcttcttaaaatttatttttaagaattcatttcatacttaatacaattccatatatattcttatatatatatatattataaaatctaaaattatcccTATTAATTaggatattaaattattaactttattactaattacattaagataacaaaatataaaataaaattaataatataaatatataattttatttatcaattaaaaatcatttatatacatgtttataaatgtgtaaataatttttttaaaacaatatatcTAATTTAACCATTTGCATTCTTACAATagtttaacagtaaaatttactaaatatataCAATTGCTTTTCAAACTCATAGTACTATTAGGAATACATTTtatcaaaacttttaattgATTCTCTTCATAACTGATTATTTATGTAACATAGttactaacaattattttaaaacctaTAGTATTACCAAATTTCCCTTAATCTGACTATAATCTATAAATTTGTGCAAACTAAATATTTCttacaacattttttttagcatTTCAATAATTCAATCCTTTCCGCACCAATATGAGAGGAGTTCCAACCCTAGACCCTTTATTTTTAACCTAAGATATTTTACAAAGTCTACTAGTTGGCACTCATgtattttacaataacttgAATGCCATGTTAACAAATTTGGtaatactataattttaaaaataatttttgtcaattgtactatagaaaataattagttgtgATTGGAAAAGAATTAGTTAAatgtagattttattttataaactattACGAATTTTAGGGCCAATTTGAGTTTGATGCTgcataattatgaaataatttgcttcttttgtactgataaaataataaattggacaaaaaaaaaattcttatttagtGCATGTTTgatataacttatttaatagcCATAAGTGGTTATTTAATCCAATAAactcttatcataatttttttttgtttggttgtttttctaatagagattttaaagtttaaataaactattttgtcTCTACTAgtaaagctcaaattttgggcttttgcaagtagaggttgaaaagtttttttttaaatgttaaaatatctaaaatatcctctatttattttataattttattttattattctcataacataattttaaaaaacttgtcTATTAAAGTAAGTtcgtaaatttttaataaaagctcttattgacaaccaaataacaattttttttttttataaaagcttTACTTGAAAAACCATATCAAACCAAGCCTTAGTAAATTGTACTGTTGAGAGtcttataagttttaaaagtaaatcatatatttttaacaaattttgttattaaataattattttattgtataatGACAAAAATAGACGTAAGTTTAAGATAACTAAATGCATCATTCCCATTTTTCAAACACACAAGTTTACataaagtcaaataaaaattaataataaaccaattaaattaaaagtaaaagaaaagaataataaataaaaacaattcaaaaactacttttaaaaaataaccccTAGCGACTTTTATATAGTATGAAGCTATTtgtattctaaaaaaaattttgaacagTTTTTTACTTAAGACAttctatgaaattttttaaatataaataaattactcaCACCACTCTTGAAAATTCTAAAACATACCTCAATCAAACCCCTgccattactttttttttcctcactACACCCATAAAACTTGTTCTCTTTGATGGTTTATCGCCATGGGCacccttttcattttattagatTGATGGTTACAAGgacaaaaatatcaataaaataattctacGTTAGCCATAAACAAAAGCAACTTAATAAGTTATCTGGGATTTACTTTTTATGAAAACGCCAAGTTAGGTTCCAAAAACTAAGAACCATTAAAATACCAAGACTCTGGTTAGTAATGAAGTCAAATCTCTCCCCATGAAAGTAAAAAGTGCACGAAGCTTGGACGTTTATTGAACAATGGATAGGAACCTGGAGACATAAGATTtcgtaatttttctttttcagtgcCATtattcaagaattttaatcttcAAATAGGCTCCGAAAAGATTATAAGAGTCTATAGAATCCGACAACATTagctcattttatttaaacatacGCTTTAGATGTGACAAAcccataattaaaattctactTTACTGTTCTTCATAAGCCAATTGGgtgcataaatattaaataacataaattcatGATGCAGGAGAGTATTTTCAGCTAAGCTGCAACAACGGCATGACTGCAAGGGcattttaaatgatatgaaCCCATTCATACTTTCAAATCAATTGACATGTATGAATAGGCTATTCGACAACTATACTTCTAGGCTATTCAAGCCCTCTGAAATTTGTTGCACATCTTTCAGGTCACTAAAACATGGAAAAGCATTGGATGAGGCTCTCTCCAGATGCTCGAGGAAATCCATCACCACAGGATCCGTCCATGGTGATCCAAAAGGAGCTTCAGGGCCGGCAACCCATCCCAGGTGACCACCTTTGGGGGTCAATATTAACAAACAATTTGGGTTTGCCTGAGATAACAGTGACAGACTTCATCAGAAATGTTATTTGcaaagggaagagaaaattatgCAAAGATAGTACAGCCACAAAGAAAAACGACAATGTTAGTCATACGGAGCCCCAGTCAACTAACAATCTTATCACCCGTCACCAAAGAAATATATATCCAACTTGATATCATgtgataaaaggaaaaaacagaCAGGAAGGCTTCATTTGCTGGATAGCAGCACATACCTTGATATCTTCACGAGGAATTCCCCGAGAAGGAGCAATTGGATCATTTTGAGCCTGCAAACCACAGAAAACTTGTCAATTTACAGCAGTACTACTGCAGTCCCACATGTTTTATCACACAGAAGATTGAGCCAGTCCAAActgaaaagaaatgaaaaacaattACAGATTTTCTAACCATAACTCAAGAAAACCACATCGAAATGAAAAATTGGAATGCAGTCAATGCTGCAGTCCATTACCAGAGACATGAAAACCAACTCTTAAGATGAATCGTCATGATTGAAAGAGTCTGATTATTTTCCAGTCTCAACCCCTCAAACAGGCAACCCTCATACCAGATCATAAAATACATGAAAGAGATGAccatttcttctctttcatcATTGCTTTATAGCTAGATTTCAATGCCAGGGAGAGCATTATGAAGGTGTACAATGAAAACATCCCCGGTATTCTCAAGCTCTACATGGAAATTTAAGATATAATGTATGCATAAAACCTGAAAATACTTCAAAATGAGCAGTAAGAAGGAATGATCAAAACTGTAATCAGCAAAACAGTTTTATACAGTTTAACCTCACCAGCAGATATCAGAAACTTTGTCTTTGGAAATGATAGAAACATCCTACCTGGATGCAAAGCAAAGGAATGCGGATGTGTTTTACAGAATCTGAACTGCTTGAATTAGAGTAGTAGTCATCCACTGACTTGAAACCAAATGAAACTGCACCGATTCATAGAAAAATACTGTAAAGTGATGGCACACAACACAAAATCCCTCAGCCCAATGAGAAGTTTTCCTATCAAGGAGGAAAAAGTACATACCACGGGTCAATCCATCATCAAACTGCCTGACAGACTTGGCATTAGCTGCCAGCGGAATATTAAATTCACCACCCACGTCTTCAAAGAGAAGAGCATGCCTGCATCAAAAGGAGCTTCTGATGACAGTGTCTAAACATAGAACCATCAactttaaaatgaaataactGGCAGCCAGAGAAAAGCATTTTATCACATAATTACTTCTTGAAAATTCTACAGAGAGCACTAGCAAGAGCTTTGTCATAAACAATGTTAAAGCCCTTACGGAAATCTTGATCTGCAATGACCAAATTGAATGGATTACACAGTGAAACAGCCCCAGAAAGAGGGCAACTGTGAGATTCCTGCAAATAgcacattataaaaatataagtaaagCCTCAATTATATAGACCAGGTAGACAGAACAGTTTACAACATTCCAACTCTTCTAGGACCCTTTGAGATCAAAGCACCTTTTAATGCATAATAATGAAGAACATTCTGTTAATTCTTAAATCATGGAAACCATTACCTCTATCTACAACgatatattaaagaaaaaagaatggcTGCAAATTTATGGAGATAATTGAGGAATGGAATAGGTATTACATTAGAAGGGATCTATCTCATGAGCAAACATAAACACAAGTGGTGCACTATGCCCACAGCAATTATGCAAAGACAAGAAGAGGCAACATGGATCCAAAATTCTGAACCTCAATCCAAAAATTGAGCATGGATAAATCATTATCTTACATGACCCAAATAACGAATAAGAATATTTGCCCCAAGAGACCATCCAACTGCATACAAATGGGCTTTTGGGTACTTGGATCCAACATGTGCTACTACTTCTTGCATATCTCCTAAAAATGACGCCGAATAGAACTGCACATCAgtgtaatgaaaaaaattttaaactctATCAAACCATTTCAGAAATTCCAATGCATATGGTATAAACAGTAACCTGAAAGAAAAGCAGTAGTACCTGAGGAGTTGTAACAGGGCTATCTCCGCAACCTCGACTATTGAACACCACAACTCGCCACCCTTTACTTCTCGCTCTAAGTAGCATATGCCTGACGTATGAATCCTCACTCCCTCCTGTTAAACCTGGCTGCAATCaccaatcaaaatcaatatctcCAGCAAAATAACCTTCCGTAACTGTTGTGCTTCTATTTAGCTTTAAAAACATTACCGAGTTTTACTAATCACTCAAGTCACCCTGCTTATATTTGAATGCCAATAATTTTTCGCAACACCTCAatcccatatatatataaacacacgcacacatacatatacaaGACTGTGATCGGTGGTTATTGAATGAGATGAGAATGTAAACAGGTCCATCAAAAGCTCAGCACAtctcattaaataataaatagcaTGAGATacataatctttcaaattagctaatgaagaattaaaaatactGGCACCAGTAATACGAGTACGCCACCGCCTCTATCTATCGAAGCGAAGAGTCACcagaaaaataagaacaaaaacaaaagagttcAAAGAGGAGAGGCCTAACCATCAAAATGAGGACGGGAGAATCGGGAGGCAAGAGTTGGTGGTCGCCGGAGATCCAGTCGAGAGCGACGGAGCCGTCGTCTTTGGTTCGGATACATTCCCGCTTGAGCTTGACGTCTGGGAGAGACCGAAAGAATGCGGCGAATATAGTCTCCACGTGGCAGTTCCAACCAATTACTGGAAACGGACTATACGGACGGCTCAGTGTCTTGAGAGCTGGAAGGAATGTGTGAAGTGCACCGCCTGTGACCTCTAGCGAGGGATGGGGATGATTATAGGGCATAGCTTTGGTGCTGACGTGGACAGAGGTAATTGGACGGATCAGACGAAGGTGCTGGGGAGCCGGCATGGAGCCCATTGTTGAGTGGACTCCTTTTTGcggatttttttatatgaggGCCAAACACTGGTCTCTGGGGATGTAGTGGGCGTCATTCAATTTTAAGCGTTTTTCGACCGATACGAGTACATCAAACGAGTGAACGATGTTGCGTTTACTATGagtgaaaaatttataatacgTGACCGTTTTGTCGTTCGTTTAACATTACAAGCAACAGCTCATCGTCGTCCCTAAATTTTAGTGGACGTACTGTTTTTGATATGGTGGACGACCTGTTCTTAATCGAGTGATAATGgtataactaataatatacTAAGATACTAAGTGTGTGTTTATatgttgttaaattatttatcctTAAGAGCAGAACAATATAGTAagggaaagaaagaagaatataagattacaattttatttaatttcaaatgcaTACAAATAAGGAGTAAATGTCTCATTTAATAATGATACAACTATGAAGTGGTAagtaatacaatataattatagGAGATAACAATCCtcaaatttgagaaataatagGAGTTAtaagaaagttaaaaattacttgtaggaaaatgaaatgatttttgaataaacattcatataaattataattattttataacacTCTACCTTTGAATGTGCGTCCTCCAAAAAATATGCATCATTAACACACTTGTTAGTGAAAAAGACTAGCAAATGAAAGTGCATTATTTATCTATATCTTAAGAAAGTGAAAATTACCTCATTAAAACCTTACTAGGAAAACCCAATGGGACAAAAACCTAGTGGAGGAAAAAAGTATAGTGCATGTAGCTATCTTTATCAATAACTCCCTTCAATAAGTATGTTGTTCCTTAAATTGACATGGATGCTTcgattatcaataatttaattgtaatacttTGGTGAAACAATTTACAGGATTAAcataatcttttaaaagcttGAATACATAAAGTAAATTATAGAAACTgtcattttgattaaaaaaatatcattatgtatatatcttcataattttgttGATCTTCTTGAACAAAACCAAGCTTTAGcatccaaattaaaaaaaaaagtgtgatATACTTTTCACactattttgacatttttatgtttatgctaaacatattttaatttgcaattatacaatttttcaaaacctTATGCATAAGTTGGAATAAAATATGGCTCTTTGGGACCAAGACATATACACCATATTTTAAAGTGGATCAATTTTTGAATATGAAATACCTTTAGTAATTCCATAATATCAACATTCCATTTGATAGATTTCAATACATAAATTGGAAGGGATTCTCTCATTTTAAGAACTTTCAACTTAAATTTCATacttaaagaaataaaatcataagtTCTTCAagtgtgttttttattttgacattaTCAACATATTTTGCAAAGATTGCCAAACgttcacaaaaattattaagcttGCATAGCAAAGTTACTAAGCCAAATTAGTGATGATTTTGTATTTGAACTTTCGGTCTATCACCAATATTGATTCAATTTCATACCAATTCTAGTGGTATAATAGTCACATGTTGGTTTGATATGATAAGACATCCAgccattataaattttaaaacttatttgaTAATGGTTACATCTACTACTCCCATAAGAATAGAAATCCATTAAGGAATTCAATTACTCATGATTtgcttttaacaaaaaaactcatatttttttcttttaataaaaaccataacatcaatttatattgacACTCCTAATTTGCCACTGCAAGAGCATACTTGTGCTACAATATCATgtatcttttaatatattttcttttatatttttctcttcacataatttaaaatgagagaatcagtcaagttttaaaattattatcaagcTTATATATGAACTTTTAGCTCCTTGAAGGAGATaatcataaaagaaaatcataatcCTTTACAATCCTTCAAAGATTGattttttcctcaaaatattttaggaCTATTCATGATTCAAACATGTGAATATTAGTTAGGCTTTAGTAATTTAAGATAATCATAAAAGAATCATTCATcaagaattcaataaaaacatCCGGATCAATTAAAAGGATAaagtacatatatatacactacTTACaacaaatttcaatattttattatatcaaactattcttgaaatttatctaatataaattaagcATGTGAAAATCTATCAGTAAAAGTCtaaacaattgaaaataaagcaACGAGCCAATGAAGATAAGAAACTGTTCAAACCAAaagcaaacaattttttttaatgaccTCATTTACTCAAACACTTTTGattgttatatttttcccccaattttttttttcaaaaaacaattatGCCTTGTTTATATATTCATATTGTAACTCCTTCCGGGAGATATGGAGAAGGACATTTGTATATAGTCTCACACGACATATACATGAACTCATAATATTTGTATGGTCCTTTGGGAATATGTAAAATATACGTTTATATAGTGAATTATCTATGAACAAGATATTGgtgaaaaatatcataattttgaagtagttttttaaaaatatagtttgaaagaaaatagtcATTATGGGCGGTGCAATCCTTTAAGAATGTATTCTTAGGTTTCTTTCATTATATATTCTAATATTCACACTTTAGCTAGGATGAAATTTTTAACTCaaagaatacaaaatatataataacaattgaatattaaaataagaaatgtaaaaaagtaaaaatattaagtaatgttgataaaaatatgaattcatTGATGTGTTATACTAAATTATTAAGTaatgtaatcttttttgtaagttgtaaattttttagacatttatTGAACAAACTGaagtttcaaaatcaaatgataGAGTCCAAATTTATCAAATGGACAGCGAGAAATGAgtgaaatttatcaaaaatcgAGAGCATTAATTGATGCTTTTCGATAGATAGAATGACTCTTTCTATGCTGATCATCATCAATTTACATGGGTATATATGGATGTCGAAGAGTCAATAGACCATGTGCTGCTTGGTAGCTCGATGAAAAGTTATGAGAATTGTATCGATCGTTTGGAtggagagaaaataaaagaaagtgaGGAAGAGTAAAGAGAAATATCagagaaattgattttcacTTTGACAACTCGTTAACTAATTACAGGCCTTAGTATCTATAGGAGCTCACTTAAGACCCGTTTGAGCTGTCGTGGACATGTTAGCTGACTCCTCCGATTCATCATATTCCTTAACACTCTATGTGCTTGAGTTTGCTTTGGATTAGATTTCAAACGacaactcttttattttttattttttgggttatattattaacatattaaaaGTGACAgcaattttgacttttcagAGTTAGGGTTGGGAGGGTTGGCATGCATAAATTCAGATTCTCTTATAATTTGATCATTATCTGAGTTCTTTCAGGTCTATTACTAACATATATTACTTATTAGAATGTATGGTTAAGatctatttatttgttaagttATTTTGTGCAGCTCTAAAATGGTGTGTGTTTTGTTTAGAAGCCTTACTTCACTtatcttcttttcttaaaaaacaaaaacaaaaaacagaaaattcaCTTATCAAATGTAAATTAAAGCCTCCAGCCAGCTCAACACGTTGCAAGCGACCGTGGCGGGGCaacaaatcaattattttgctCAGGCTTTTCACTCTAATTACTTTTGCATTTTTGAAATCGAAATTTGGTGCTGGATTCAATAGAGATCACTGTAGGTTGGTAGCATATATTCCAGAGGTCATAACTTACACTTTAGATATTCgttttaagtgtaaaatatattatttgatacCAGTAATGGAGTTTTGCCCGCGATCGAACTGAAAATTTCGTCTATTTCTTGGTCACTTtacaattttaagtttttttttttattgtttttagaatttttttttaagatatcagactttaatgtcatttattttgttgtttgtatTTAGATTACgagtattttattataaaataatattttaaattaatatgttttaatGAATACACGATATTTAAGGTTACTGTATAAATAACCTAAAACctaaatttcatatatttaaattttagtaatactttt encodes:
- the LOC102609754 gene encoding embryogenesis-associated protein EMB8 isoform X1, encoding MGSMPAPQHLRLIRPITSVHVSTKAMPYNHPHPSLEVTGGALHTFLPALKTLSRPYSPFPVIGWNCHVETIFAAFFRSLPDVKLKRECIRTKDDGSVALDWISGDHQLLPPDSPVLILMPGLTGGSEDSYVRHMLLRARSKGWRVVVFNSRGCGDSPVTTPQFYSASFLGDMQEVVAHVGSKYPKAHLYAVGWSLGANILIRYLGHESHSCPLSGAVSLCNPFNLVIADQDFRKGFNIVYDKALASALCRIFKKHALLFEDVGGEFNIPLAANAKSVRQFDDGLTRVSFGFKSVDDYYSNSSSSDSVKHIRIPLLCIQAQNDPIAPSRGIPREDIKANPNCLLILTPKGGHLGWVAGPEAPFGSPWTDPVVMDFLEHLERASSNAFPCFSDLKDVQQISEGLNSLEV
- the LOC102609754 gene encoding embryogenesis-associated protein EMB8 isoform X2, coding for MGSMPAPQHLRLIRPITSVHVSTKAMPYNHPHPSLEVTGGALHTFLPALKTLSRPYSPFPVIGWNCHVETIFAAFFRSLPDVKLKRECIRTKDDGSVALDWISGDHQLLPPDSPVLILMPGLTGGSEDSYVRHMLLRARSKGWRVVVFNSRGCGDSPVTTPQESHSCPLSGAVSLCNPFNLVIADQDFRKGFNIVYDKALASALCRIFKKHALLFEDVGGEFNIPLAANAKSVRQFDDGLTRVSFGFKSVDDYYSNSSSSDSVKHIRIPLLCIQAQNDPIAPSRGIPREDIKANPNCLLILTPKGGHLGWVAGPEAPFGSPWTDPVVMDFLEHLERASSNAFPCFSDLKDVQQISEGLNSLEV
- the LOC102609754 gene encoding embryogenesis-associated protein EMB8 isoform X3, yielding MYPNQRRRLRRSRLDLRRPPTLASRFSRPHFDGLTGGSEDSYVRHMLLRARSKGWRVVVFNSRGCGDSPVTTPQFYSASFLGDMQEVVAHVGSKYPKAHLYAVGWSLGANILIRYLGHESHSCPLSGAVSLCNPFNLVIADQDFRKGFNIVYDKALASALCRIFKKHALLFEDVGGEFNIPLAANAKSVRQFDDGLTRVSFGFKSVDDYYSNSSSSDSVKHIRIPLLCIQAQNDPIAPSRGIPREDIKANPNCLLILTPKGGHLGWVAGPEAPFGSPWTDPVVMDFLEHLERASSNAFPCFSDLKDVQQISEGLNSLEV